Proteins found in one Methanomicrobia archaeon genomic segment:
- a CDS encoding TrkH family potassium uptake protein: protein MDNRIVFGSVGSVIKYLGIMMIVPLAVAFWYGDRPVRLTFFMVQTWLIPLAMTVIFGLILEKKVGTTGVIKRREGFAIVALGWLAVAFFGALPYIFSATLSPIDAFFESMAGFTTTGSTVMLNLDQVDRSIIFWRSFTQWIGGMGVILLFIAILPTFGIAGSQLFDREFPGPMAERIRPRVQVTARMLWSIYVVLTFIEVLALFFVAKMPLYHALCNTFSTLPTGGFSPDPANIAGYMNPRADFIIMVFMFLGGMNFILHYSLVRNPRKILANREFQAYCFFMFAAIAILVADLYIRNYYSSLLDAFRYGGFQAISFMTTTGFTTADFDAWSHLAKIVLLSLMFIGGCGGSTGGSIKVIRIYVLLKTIKQRIHRILYPHAIFVLKIGGKPISEDIIQGISAFFISYIMVFALGSIAMAALGLDILSAASSVATTLGNVGPGFGLVAANYASVPTIGKLILSFCMWLGRLEIFTVFVLLSPAFWKR from the coding sequence ATGGACAACCGGATCGTTTTCGGCAGCGTTGGGAGCGTCATCAAGTATCTCGGTATCATGATGATTGTGCCGCTGGCCGTGGCATTCTGGTATGGCGACCGACCAGTACGTCTCACGTTCTTCATGGTTCAAACCTGGCTCATCCCGCTGGCGATGACCGTCATCTTCGGATTGATTTTGGAGAAGAAAGTGGGTACGACGGGGGTGATAAAGAGACGAGAAGGGTTTGCCATTGTTGCCCTGGGGTGGCTCGCGGTTGCCTTTTTCGGTGCGCTTCCCTACATCTTCTCAGCGACGTTAAGTCCAATTGACGCTTTTTTTGAGTCCATGGCGGGCTTCACCACCACGGGCTCCACCGTGATGCTGAACCTTGATCAGGTCGATCGCAGTATCATTTTCTGGCGAAGTTTCACGCAGTGGATTGGCGGTATGGGCGTCATTCTGCTCTTCATTGCGATTCTTCCGACCTTCGGCATTGCGGGCAGCCAGTTGTTCGACCGCGAATTCCCGGGACCGATGGCAGAACGGATTCGACCGCGAGTACAGGTGACCGCACGAATGCTCTGGTCGATCTACGTGGTATTGACCTTTATAGAAGTATTGGCGCTGTTCTTCGTGGCAAAGATGCCCTTGTATCACGCGCTTTGCAATACCTTCAGCACGCTGCCGACGGGTGGCTTTTCTCCTGATCCTGCAAACATCGCCGGCTACATGAACCCCCGAGCTGACTTCATTATCATGGTCTTCATGTTCCTCGGCGGGATGAACTTCATCTTGCACTACTCGCTGGTGAGAAATCCCCGGAAGATACTGGCGAACAGGGAATTTCAGGCCTATTGCTTCTTTATGTTCGCGGCTATTGCCATCTTAGTCGCCGATTTGTACATCCGGAACTATTACTCCTCATTGCTCGATGCATTCCGCTATGGCGGCTTTCAGGCTATCTCGTTCATGACCACGACGGGCTTCACCACCGCGGATTTTGATGCGTGGTCACATTTGGCCAAGATCGTGCTGTTGAGTCTGATGTTCATTGGCGGCTGCGGCGGGTCAACCGGCGGGAGCATAAAAGTCATCAGGATCTACGTGCTGCTCAAAACCATCAAGCAGCGGATTCACAGGATACTCTATCCTCATGCGATCTTCGTACTGAAGATCGGTGGTAAGCCGATCTCTGAGGACATCATTCAAGGGATCAGTGCGTTCTTCATCTCTTATATCATGGTCTTCGCTCTGGGCTCAATTGCCATGGCTGCGTTGGGCTTAGACATACTCAGCGCTGCCTCTTCCGTAGCAACGACCCTCGGCAATGTCGGTCCCGGCTTTGGTCTTGTAGCGGCCAATTACGCCTCTGTTCCAACGATAGGGAAACTCATTTTGTCCTTTTGCATGTGGCTGGGGCGGTTAGAGATCTTCACCGTCTTCGTTCTGCTCTCACCCGCATTTTGGAAAAGGTGA
- a CDS encoding NAD-binding protein, whose product MYLIIVGLGGIGKNLVDIATKDKNDVVVIDEMEKRCKEIAEKYDVLTIVGDATQKSTLEEANAQRANALIATTSDDADNLMMALTAKELGTKNTIAVVNQEEHVDMFKKANVTMLENPDMTVARHLYLSAKRPKIKDFLTIGGGKAEIFEVVVSEDSRAVGKELSQLNIKKGIVVAIERNSDVIMPKGDTVIEAGDHVTIFAKAKEVEAISALFAHDKVF is encoded by the coding sequence TTGTACCTGATCATAGTAGGGCTCGGCGGAATCGGCAAGAATCTGGTGGACATCGCGACGAAAGACAAGAATGACGTGGTGGTCATAGATGAGATGGAGAAGCGGTGCAAGGAGATCGCGGAGAAATACGATGTCCTCACGATCGTTGGCGATGCAACGCAGAAATCAACCTTAGAGGAAGCGAATGCGCAACGGGCGAACGCGCTCATCGCCACCACCTCGGACGATGCGGATAACTTGATGATGGCGCTCACGGCAAAGGAACTGGGTACAAAGAATACCATCGCCGTGGTGAATCAGGAAGAGCACGTGGATATGTTCAAGAAAGCGAACGTCACCATGCTTGAAAACCCGGACATGACCGTTGCGCGGCATCTCTACCTCTCGGCGAAACGACCGAAGATAAAAGATTTTCTTACTATCGGTGGGGGGAAGGCTGAGATATTTGAGGTCGTGGTCTCTGAGGATTCGCGTGCCGTAGGTAAGGAGTTGTCGCAACTGAATATAAAGAAAGGGATCGTGGTAGCGATAGAGCGAAATAGCGATGTAATCATGCCGAAAGGGGATACGGTCATCGAAGCCGGCGATCACGTAACGATATTCGCGAAGGCGAAGGAAGTAGAGGCGATAAGTGCCCTCTTCGCCCATGACAAAGTCTTCTGA